DNA sequence from the Syngnathus acus chromosome 5, fSynAcu1.2, whole genome shotgun sequence genome:
AAGACGCATCCGGCTGGTCCGTCGTGTTCTGCGCAGAGTCCGTTTTCTTCAGCACCTCCTCGTAGAGAGTGGCCGTGCCTCGAAAGGCGGGATACTTTGTCTTTGCCACCTTCTTGAATTCTGGAGGGTCCTCGCCGTCCCTCAGGAGAGAGGCCAGGACGTCCTCGGGCATGATCGCTTTCTTAGTTGGTTTCTTCGGGGCTCGCCGGTCGGAGCTTTGCTGGCATTCCTCAGCCACCTTCGGGAGATCGACCAGGGAGAGTTCCAGACGGGTGACGTTGTCCTTGTCTTCCTCAGGAAGGACGGCCGTCGCTTTTGTCCTCTTGTCCTGTTTGATTTTGCTCTTGGCTGCCGCCGCCTCATTCTCTGAGTTTGACAACAAAGACGCATCGGGCTGGTTCGTCTTGTTCTGCGCAGAGTCCGTTTTCTCCAGCACCTCCTCGTAGAGAGTGGCTGTGCCTCGAAAGGGGGGATACTTTGTCTTTGCCACCTTCTTGAATTCTGGAGGGTCCTCGCCGCCCCTCAGGAGAGAGGCCAGGATGTCCTCGGGCATGATTGCTTTCCCAGTTGGTTTCTTCGGGGCTCGCCGGTCAGCGCTTTGCTTGCATTCCTCAGCCACCTTCTGGAGATTGACCACAGAGAGTTCCAGACGGGTGACGTTGTCCTTGTCTTCCTGAGGAAGGATGGCCGTCGCTTTTGTCATCTTGTCGTCTTTGATTTTGCTCTTGGCTGCCGCCGCCTCTGACGATGACAACAAAGACGCATTCGGCCGGTCCGTCTTGTTCTGTGCAGAGTCTGTTTTCTCCAGCACCTCCTCGTAGAGAGTGGCCGTGCCTAGAAAGGCGGGAAATTTTGTCTTTGCCACCTTCTTGAATTCTGTCTTTGCCACCTTCTTGAATTCTGGAGGGTCCTTGCCGCCCCTCAGGTGAGAGGCCAAGACGTCCTCGGGCATGATTGCTTTCCCGGTTGGTCTCTTCTGGGCTCGCCGGTCGGAACTTTGCTGGCATTTCTCGGCCACCTTGTGGAGATCGGCCAGGGAGCTTTCCTGACGAGTGTTCTTCCGGGGGCAAAGAGGATGTTTTCTAAAAGTGATGAGTTCGTCCGTGTCAGCAGAGTCGTAATCGTCATCATCTTGGTTGTTCGTTGGCCTTCCTGGAATTGCCGACCGAGTTGCAAATGTCAAACGCGCACAGCCACAGTTGGCGGTACAATACTCGTGTTTGTTCCTTTGTTGGTTAGCTGTTGCTTAATCTGATTAGGAATCGGTTGTCAATTAATCAATGAGAGTACCTCAACCCAAAGCGATCAGGTTTGTCAATGCGATCTTCAGATTTGTGACATACAAACTTCCGAGTCTGCTAAAATAAGAAGAACACTTAAAAACCTGGCGTTACCTCCGCACTTGAAGTCGTGTCCCACCACTTCCAGGTTGTCCTGCGGGTCCTCCCCCGGCGCCTGGAGAGTCTGCTCAAGCGCCACCAGCCGGCGCAGCTCCTCGTCCGAGTCGCTGTCCTCGGAACGTGCGTGTCTGCTCCTCTGGACCGGAGGTCGGTTGTCTGCTGGCGAGACTCTGTTCAACAGGTGACGATTCTCCGGCTCGGCGGTGCTGACAACCTGCGCCGATCTGAGATGGACAAAGAGGTCAAGAAAAGTTGAACAAGAGCGAACATTGCGTCAGGGGAGAAGCCATCAAAGGCGTCTTGCCTGGCGTCGTTCCCAGCTTTCGTGGCATCCGTGCGAGCCTTCTTGGGCTTTGGCGGCTGGTACGGTGGGAACTCCCCTCGCCTTCTCTTGCTGATGTCGTCGTCTCCGGCGTCAATGCGCCAGGTGAGCTGGGCCACGGGGGTGGGAGGGTCGGCAATGGAGGTGGGCGGGGCCAAGCGACGGATGTTGTGGCAGTGTTTGGACGGGTCGTACTTGATGGTGCGAGCCTTGGCGCCTTTTTGACAGAGCAGCTGCATGACCGGCAGCACACGACCAAATTTACTGACCACCCAGTCCTAAGTGGAGAAAACAGTCAACCTGTGGTTATTGAACAACCATCTACCTTCCACCACCATTTCCGGAAAACAGGCCAGATCAACTTCATTTTCCGCAAGATGATCAAGCTTACAAATGGGTGacgacacacaaacagacacaccTTGTGTCCTGGTACTTCCGTGCCTGGCACAGCCGCCTTCATGGTGAAATTGTCCACGCCGGCTTCCCTGAGGGTCTCCAGCAGCTTGTGCTCCCTTCGGTGGGTGTCGTCTGCATTGTGACGGAGGCGCTGCTGCTCCGCCTGCCTCTCCCGAGCTAGCCTTGGATGACAAGACCAGCCATTCACCAGGCACCTGAAAACAGGGTCTGTGTTCATAGAGAAAGACACTTACTTTTGCAGAAAACTCTCCTTGGCCAGTTCTATCTGCAGCGTTCCTCCTTTCCATTTGGATTTGTTTAACACGCTCATGCCTGAGAAATAAAACAGTGTGGTAACAATTGTCAcgacttatttaaaaaaagactttaGCTTGCACTTTTTATCTTACACTTTTTTAGGTCCGTGTCAGAAATGTTGAGGTTGATGTAAGCAAAGGTTTTGTAGGGAACACctgcaaagaaaataacaatgcTCAGCTGTTGTCAGATTTCTGCCAAAAGCTTTTTTAGCTTTTAGGAACCCAGATAAATGTCTCATTGCTGTAAGACCACGATGAAATGTATTTAGTTTCTTGGGTATTCTTAGTTTAGGTATTTGTATGAAGAGCAAAAACCGTCCGTTGGTTTTCAGGCACGTTCTTGTCAAATATCACGGCTCACCCTCTTCATCCCGGCGGGTCCGGAGCTCCACGTCCTCCACGTTTCCAAAATTTCCAAAGCGATCCGTCAGGTCCTTTTGAGTGACCGAGTGGCTTAAGCCGCCCACGTACAGACGCGGCATCTCGCTAAATAGGACAGGACAGCACAGCCCGGCATAGATAGATCAACAATCGAAACCACCCGAGGCAATAAGTCAAGTCAAGAAAGGTGTAATCTTTTATGGTCCTCATTCAAAACTACTCGTAGCCTATCAAAGGGTTAATTACGACATCGACAAATCAAGTCGAATCGCtttttcaaaatccaaaacGATCAACTAGTAAAGGAATTCATATGCTTCGGAAGTTGCTGATATTTACCTCGCATGGAACCACCTGGTGCAACCTTTAAAAGACCCGGCACTGCGGTCCGTTTGACATTGTAGTCCGCTTGTGTTTCCATACCGTTAGAGCGTTCCGCTACCAAAGTCGTCCATTAAAAATGacgaaaaaaagagaaaagaaaagaaaacggcCGATAAAATAGTATTTAATGAATACTAATGAAATTATAATTACGTAAAATGTGCAATTGGACATAATTCAAGGTTGAATCACTTAATCAAGGGGAACCCAATGACGTCAACCTTGAGCTGCTCATTTAGCTCGGAGTGGTCGGGAATTGTGTATCATAGACAGCTTTCTCTATCATGGCATATTTGCGCTTGATATCAAgttattagttttattttctccccaCGCTCCTAAGTATAGTATAAATGGAACGTTGGAACTGAAGAAATTATTTTCCCGACCCCTCCGACGTAGGCAAAAGTGGTAGCGTCCACAAGGCGCGCGCTTCCAAATCTTTCTCTTTAGAAAAACCTCGCCAACTCACCCAGtaagtttcatttttatgtttttagtACGTTAAAAATATTCGTAAGGCGCTTTAGCATGAACATGAACTCGTATATTTTCACTGTTTTCGTGTGACATTACATATGCGTCGTTAACGGTGGTTGCCGTCTCAATTTAGCCAACAACATGTACTTATTCAACTCGTACATTACGACTACTAAGTCAGCGTTAACTAAGTAAACCACAGAATATCTTTGTATTTTACTTTGTACTTTCTACATAGAGCTGTAGTGGATGAACATGATTGTTTGGGTACATTGGGGGGGGAACTGTTTCTGATTACCTTATGACGTTACCCACCAAAACAAGCACATGGTTAAATTAATACCGAGTGTGAGTGTCAAATAGAACGTTTTGACACAATTCATGTAGTCGGTGTCTTTGTCATTGGTACTACTGCTACACTCTGTTTTTCACAAGTATTACATGTTTGATGTATTTGTCCGGATTGTTTCATCAGAATGGAGAAAAGGATAAATGAGGAGAACAAGGAGGAGGTGATGCTGTTGGAGGAAAACATTCAGCGTCTTCAGGTGGAGGTGGCACAACTGCAGCGCCAGCGTCAAAGGCGCCAGGAGGAACTCGCTTTGCATTCCAGCCAACCACTACGGGATGCACTGTGAGTTGTATTCCTTGCTAAGCCTCGATGTATGAACATTTTACATCACTTTTATTATGACCTAAATGATCATTATTATCACTGTTATCATTTTTATATACAAAGAAATCAATGAATAACAAAaagaagcataaaaaaaaatccgagcTCCGAAGCAcaccttttattgttttgacagCCGTATGCCTGGATGTGTGACAGGTTGCTGGTGTGCGGACACGGACCAAAAGAAGATGCTCACATGGCTCTGTCCAGTCTGAGGGAGCAGGTGGAGCAGCTGGAGGAAGATCTGCAGCGTCAGACTAAAATGAACGGCATCAGCCTGAGGAGCTGCACTGCACGCATTCTGCAAAGCGGTACGTCACAAAGACAAACCAAATATTCAAATCTGTTTTCTATGAACTCAAATCTGTTTTCTATAGTGCTGCCCAGAGGTGGGGATACATGTTTAGACTGTTTGCCAGCCAATGTCAGGGAGCATATAGACAAACAAGAATTCACAGTCACATTCCCAACCACAGACAATTCAGAGCAACAGGTCACAATGcttgctagcttaatgctaacgcaTAACATAAACGCCATCGGCAGGTTAACGAACCTTCCATCAATGTTGTAGTAACACATGCGGACAGAGaagaatgaataaacaaataatatcaCTGTAGCTTAATTGCATTTACTGTTTCCTGTCTGtgtgtattatactgccccctcgTGGCTAAGGCGACAGacaacaccttttgaattCAGGCAAGAAATCACGATGCACAAATAGTTTCCTTCATTACACATTCTCTTTTAGTGATATTTTTTATCAAGCAAAGTATCATAcggtgctatttttttttattaaaacaatgtTATAAGATATTGATGACTGACAAATgaggtttgtgtttgtgtctatttTTAGGCAGCACCAAGTCAGTGCAAGAGATGTGTGTCTGCGGTCAGTGCTCAGAGTTGGACTTCCAGGTGGAGTTTCAGCTCTCAGAGATCAAGGTGGGCCGCGACGCCGGTTGACACACAAATTGCTGTAGTTGAGGCAGTTGAAGACGAATGTGCTTGTGTTCACTGTATTTTCCTACCATTTCTTGAAGAAAGTAGTTGAACGCAACCGTTTCCGTCCCATCCCATTGCCATGACTATTCATTCTAACAAATGGTGGTAGGCAACAttcaacaagcaaacaaaacttACTTTACTGGAGATTTACAATTAATTAGCACatggactttccaaaaggcACACTGCACTTTAGCATCGTAGTAACGGTCCAAGAGGGAAAACAATTACTGCAAACTTTGCTAAACTGACACGGCCTTTGCTTTTCAAGTCAAAAGGCCTGCTGGTGTGTTGTGGGGCCAACAGGGGGTGCCAGAGCTCCAAACTCATCGCTGCACTCTGATGAGTTTAGCAGCTGACCTCTGCTACAGCTTTCAACAcgcaaataaaaaagaaatatgactTCTGTAAAATGAGATGAAAGTATCATTGAACGACCTTTTGTGTCTTCCAAAGTTTTCATTATTGGGATTAACGAGGGGAACGGCTGCTTTGCTCAAGCCTTCCTTTCATGGTCACCTTGTTGCAAAGCACAACCTTGTTTTCATTCCACGGCTGAGTTATGTCGCGCGGAGACATGGACATTTGTCACATTGCCGCCGCTCTCTTAGTACGCCTTTAATTCATGTATGTTTTTCCCCCGCCACATGGTGATGGATGTTACGGGTAACCTCAGTGTTTGAGCACATCAAAATGGATGGCGAGAGGAAGGCTTCTCTGTTTTCCGGAGGAAACTTTGCTGTTCTTGCCGAGAGAGGGATGATCGGATGAAAATGTGTTGGAACTGTTTATTTGCTGCTTGTACGCGAGACAGCGGAGCTTCTCAAGTGGAACGGCAATGCGGGGAATTCAAACAACTGCATCCGCACCTGGTTTCAGTGAGCATCGAAGGAGTTTGTGGAGTTTTAGCGGTGCACAAGTCTAAAAACAGCGGTTGTGACGAAAGATGATTTCTGCTCCCATGACTATTACGAGCAAAAGGGTTTTAAAATCTCAACAAACATAATGGAACAGATGTCAGAGATTGTATTTGTGTTGCAGGGAGGTGAGCGGCCCGAGAAGTCCATCAACAGCCTGAATGTCGTGACGGCTGCCAGTGACCTGTGCAACTTCAGCCGCTTCCTCACTGGGTGAGTGTTCTTCTACTTGCTGCTGGCCTCGTTGCAACTGCGAGGCGACCACGCCGACTGGCCAGGTGGTTAGGCAAGGTGGAGCTCAAGGTTGCCTTTTTCGAGGCTCCCGCGAGAGCTTCAGCAAGTCTTAGCAGCTGTGTGAAGCTCGCCGCGCTCTCCAGTCACATCTGGACGATGCCTGTCTGGAAAACAACACATGGAAAAACACTGCGGATAATGAGCGCGACACAGAGACGCAGCTGAATGTATCCTCCAGCGTAACTGCTGATTTAGAGACTTGTCTTTTTGCGAGTCCCGAGCCAAATGAGCCGTAAACCCTGTGGACTTTCGGCCTGGACTTGACAAAAGTCAGCTGGCCTTCTTTTTCTAGAGTGATAGTGCGAAGCCGAGCCGAGTGCAGATCGGCTCGACGCGTGCCTCTTGGCACTCACGACAAGCGGAGAACCCGActtctgggaaaaaaagacataaaaaGCACATATGGTCTTTTCACATAGTTTTGTTTATAGCAACTAAATGAAGCCTCTATAATAAATAAGACATACcttgtatatgttttatttaagttGAGGACCCCTCTGCTTTAAGCATGATTTACTTAGTTGTGTAATTCCTCTACGCCACTCCGTAGAGaagggatgagaattttctATCTCTTGTTTTTTCAGAGTGGAGGAGAGCAGGGAACTCCTGATGTTCTTCAGGACACTCCGGACTTTCTCAGACAGGATGAACGAGCGCCGCCACGCCTTCCGGCACTTTCAGGTAAGTGGCGGCACGACCACCATCCAACTGGGACCGCTCGCTCGTAATCATCGGCCCCGTGTCTCTTCATCTGCAACTTGATAGCCCCGACACGAGCTCGATATAATACGACAGGCACATGTGTTTGGATTTGAACGTGCTAACTGGTTGGCCCGCTGTGGTGTCGGCCAAATGCTTTTACAATTGGCGGTTGGACCCAGTCCTAACTCCACAGCAGGCAGAACTCAACATTTAATCACGTTGCAGAAGTTACACGGAGCCGCTGTTTACTCCAAGAGTCAAACGCTTTGCCAAGTTGGCGCACAAACGCGGCATTAGCTCGTTTTTTCCGTACTTGCCTGcgagaaattttttttttcttcctgttttattttgctcgCCTTTCATTTTGTCGGAAAATGCGATTGTCCCACGGAGCGCAACTGTTAATGACGCACAGGCGCTGGAGTTTTGAGCTGagggtggagaaaaaaagttgttttcttttgtgttgccACGCTTTCACAGCGCCGACGGTGGTCGGCCTCTTAACGGCTACAAACCGCAAACATTTACAAGCCCTCGCGTGCATTTTTCATCCCAGCACATTTCGATTTCAGCAGTCCAAAACCATGACAGCTCGCGTTGTCGTGCAGTTCTGGTACGGAATGTGCGAGATGCGGCGTGTGCTTTTCTCGACACCGTCGCAACGGATTTGAATGGAAGCGAGGTGGATGCTTTGAATGCAAGCAGTTAGCCTGCCATGCAGGAAGGTTTCAATCTCCATTCACACTGGCGCAACACGATCGCTGCAATGCATCGTCAACTTGACTTGAAAAACAGTTGCACAGGTTTCTTCTTCACCAACAATAAttccaaacacatttaaaaaaaaaaaaaaaaatccactttatTCAAACACCTTAAGCCATACCTTGATATCACTGTACAAGCACTGCACATTGGTAAGCATTTGTCTTCTTACTGCAGGGGCTACATTTCATACATGGATTCAATAAATGATGATAAATGCTTCCATACTTAAATTCAAGTTGAGTTAATAAATTAATGTTAGAAAGGCGGCAAAGTGACAGACGGCTGCAAAGCTGCCGCCACGCTCATTCTTGATTTATTGGTAAGGCCGAATTATTTCAGTCATGCTTGCGCAGCATTTTGGATTCAACGCCAGAATGACGATTCGAGGGGATCTTCAAATCTTCCCTGTGGCTTTTAATCATCATCAACGGTTCTGCTGTCCAATAAGTTAGGCGCTACTCAAAGTTCACGCTAATCACCTGTTGTCCCAGTTGGGTGCTGGCCACACTGCTTAGAATAATTGCTATTCCCCAGCGGGCGCTTTGAAAACATCTTATAATTCGAATGTGACTGTCTCGCGCCTCACTTGTAATGCAGAAGGCCAGCCCCCTCCCCACATCCAGAATATTTCAGTCAGTGTGCCCCAAAGAACAAGATTCTCGCCCTCTTCTATGTTCACCGGTACCTTCCGATCGGCAGTACTTTCATACACATGAAGCTGTCAGGGTACTTGGACAGGACCAGGGGATTTCCATCCAGACGGACTTCGGTGAGGCTGGGTCTAAGGTAGTAGGTGTCGTTGGACCTGCAGAAGGTGTCAATGTTGATGTCTGTGATGTTGTTGTTCTGGTGGCGAGAGGGACACCGTGTCAGGAATTAACATCCCCGCAAAAACCACCCCATGGCGTATTTGGGGGCGTCTGCTCCGAAGGCGATACCACGATTGGAAAAGGACTTTCAGTAATGTTTTCCTGAGATGGcaagatgtctttttttctttttttttttttctccttcttcaAGTCATGGCTACTTGAGACTTTTTGTTGGCTGAATTTTTGATGAAGCAAGGGTTTGATTCTCAACGGAGTGGCTCAGAATGGTAACGTACGGCGTACCTGTAGATGTAAGGTCCGAACGTTCTCCGGGATCTGCGGGACTGCCTCCATCTGGTTGTTAGCCAGATACAAGTTGGCCAGACTCGTCAGTTTCTGTCAGGTTTGGAAAAGGACCATTTAAGCCGTTTGCTCTCCGGGCACGGCCGAGCGCGCGCCGTGTCCCGCGTGTACCTTGAAGGCGGTGGCTTTGACACCCTTGGTCTTGAGGAGGTTGTTGTTGGCGTTGAACGACGTCAGCTTGGCGGGCAGCGCCGGAAGCCTGACCAGCCTGTTGTCCGCCAGCGACAGTTCCTCCAGTAGCGGCAGATTGGCGAAAGCCCCGTCCTCGATCTCCGAGATCAGGTTCGCCGTCAGGTCGATCCTCTTGAGCGTTACTGTAAGAGAAGAGCGGCTGCGTCAGAACTCAATTCTCTTTGCCTACTGTCGTAATCGCCTCGGCGGCAGGCACTTTTGCTCTCCGTTGTTGGTGACGCCACGTACCGATGTTGGCAAAGTCCCCGGTGTGGATCTTGTGGATTTTGTTAAAGCGGGCGTAGAGGTAGGCTGTCTCCTTGGGCAGGGTGGGCACGGCCGTCATGTCCGGGGTCACCTCCTCGCAGTACACCGAGCGGGTGAGGCAGACGCACAGCAGGCAAGTGGGCAGGTCTGTAACGTGCCGGTGGGAGGTCAAAAGAGGTGACTGGGCACATGCCGCACATCAGCAATTGTTGCCAGCGGAATCCCGTGTCAAAGATTTGCAAATGAACGtggcttgtttttctttggcttaCCCGATGCGTCTCCCCCTGCCGGGACAGGGCTATTGTCCACTTGGTCTGCCAAAGGCGGCACTCTCTGTGGAATCAACCAAACCCAATTATGAGAATCAAGTTTGTGTTTGCAAGAATTTAAacttctatttgttttcaatcatTACCCATCAGTCTGCCGATTTTATCGCAGTTTAACAGGTTTTTGCCGATGAAAAGCAGATATTTGTTATGAAACAGTAAAGGCCGTTTTGCGTCGGAGTTGGGCCTCGCGCCGTTTGCCCACTacaaccagctcagtggccaaccagctcagtggcctagtggtagagtgtccgccctgagactggaaggttgtgggttcaaaccccggccgggtcataccaaagactataaaaatgggacccatttcctccctgcttggcactcagcattaagggttggaattggggggttagatcaccaactgattcccgagcgcggcaccgctgctgctcactgctcccctctcccccaggggatggattaaaatcacacggggatgggttaaatgcagaggacaaatttcaccacacccagatgtgtgtgtgacgatcattggaactttaactttaactttaactttaactacgGAGCTCTGATTCCATTCGGTGCGATGGATATCTTTCTCCCACTTCTCATGTGGCCTCGCATTTACAACAACAATGACGCCGGCGCATTATCATGTCGTGTTGGTGACGCAGAGGCTCCTGACCATCGTTTaaccttcaaaacaaaatcttctGATCCTGCGCTAGCGTCCTCAGCAACAACTCATTCATCCAGCCCATTTCACTCTCAGGATTTGCTCAACTTCAACTCGGCCTTCTTTGAGCTATCGCCAGGTTTCTCTTTGAAACGCGTGCGTTTCCAGCTTTTCCGCTTACTTGGCCTGGCCTGTGACCCTCAGACCTGGTTTTGATGGAGGTGTCAAGTTTCAGCACTTTTTCAGCTTTTTCATCCCATGACGTCAATAACAAAAGCTAGCTGCAAAATCAAAAAGGTATCGCTGTACAAGAAATGGAACTCAGTCAGTGTTTCCCTCTGCAGCCGTGACCAAATTGATATAGTGTTTTGGGAACAACAGATGGGAAATTGCACCTAGGCTTTTTTGGACCGTTTGCTCCATCTGTTGCCAGACGCAACTGGTCCCGAGAGCGGCGACTCAAGATTATGTTGGAAAATTTGTGCTGCATTTTGGCCGCAgacaaatgtttgcttttgcttagccgcgtgtggtggaatgagGCTTTGTGTGCTGGGTGTCAAGTCTCTCCAGTGCCGAGTGTTGCTCGGCCATGTGGAAACGTTGGCCTCACCATTGCTGTGGTGCGCAAATGGGGTCTAAGGTCAGCTTTTAATGCTTCTccagagagaaaaacaagcacGCAGTTTAAAATTCCTTATTTAGTGATTGTTAGAGAGGACCTGacattaaaatgacattttatacCTTGGAACAGGAATATTTAAAGTCTTAGCGCACACTAGGGGAAATCAACTAATAATCAAAATGTAACTCACTGACATTGGACGATACCACTTAAAGCAGTCCTTCTGCAACTGTAGTGGCCACACGTGCGCCATCAACAGAGTTGGCGCAGCCGCTTTCCCCAACTCAAGTCATTATTCAGCCTCTTTACACTCTCCATCTCGCCCGGTTTGGGATTGTTTAGACAAAATAACGCGGAAGGAAGTTCTTACCCTGGTCCGCGTCAATGTCAAATGGCTGCCGAAGAAGCTGCTTTGCTGCCGTCCTGGTGCTCCGGCGGCCCCGCCGGCGGCCAGCCACGGCGCCAGCAGCATGCACGTCAGTACGAGCTCCCTCACGCTGCTCGCCATGCCAGCAGATGCGCTGCACTTCGAGCCCCCTTGGCGGCCTGTGTCCAATGACGCTATTTAAAGGCTCAAGCGGCGCGCTAAAAAagcagaaccccccccccaaacacacacacttttttttaaccctttCTTAACCGCGTCTCATTCCTCCAAGAAACACAGCACGTCATGCAAATAGAAAGAATTGCTTCCAGGGTGTAAAACCTTCACTTCAAACTGTGCAACATCCAAATGGGCCTGGGCTGGGcagggccgggccgggccaggCTAGGCTGTCAAACCGAACGGCTTGTCGAGGGGCTCCAATCTGGCCCACGGGCAGAGAGCGCAATAACCGCATTGTTGATGCTATTCTTATCCACTGGAGGGCGCACGGTCATCCTCTGAAACAACAACTTAGCATAGAGATTTTCAACCGGTGGTCTGCGGCACTCTACTGGTCCGTGGCAatattgcaggtggtccgtgaaattggaaatggaagataattgtaacatttttaaagataaaatgtattcattatgtagacttgatttattttccagctaattttgtgaaacGTTTAaccatccaaattatgtcaaatgtagctaaGATTTCCAAAATAGActtacagatgcaaataaaggtctatcctccttcggtgcaaaataaaacaatattccACTAAAGCGAATTTAcgatataaatattttaatatatacgTAAATAAAGCACAATTTGCTGTAAGGCTTCATTGACCCAGACCCAACGGAATGTCAAAGTGTCATacgaaaatgtcatttgtggaAATTAGCAGTCACTTTCAAAGGGCACAGGAATATCGTAATGCAATGCACGTTCGTGttcagtctttgtttttttttttgctgcaaactttgacctggaaaaaaaagagggaaaacaacaacagcgcTTTAAATGCCGATGTTGAGAACCGCAGGGGGGTGGGTGGTTTGCTTTTCTCGGGCCTCCTGGCCAGTCCTAAAAGTTAAAAGGTGCTCATAATTGCCAACGCACCTGCGCGTGTGGAGGCTCGTGTTCCTTCCTTTTCTCCTCGTGAGGCCTGCAAGGCTCGCATGCTTTCTCTTGAAGCTCTTTGCGC
Encoded proteins:
- the LOC119123076 gene encoding centromere protein P — encoded protein: MEKRINEENKEEVMLLEENIQRLQVEVAQLQRQRQRRQEELALHSSQPLRDALLLVCGHGPKEDAHMALSSLREQVEQLEEDLQRQTKMNGISLRSCTARILQSGSTKSVQEMCVCGQCSELDFQVEFQLSEIKGGERPEKSINSLNVVTAASDLCNFSRFLTGVEESRELLMFFRTLRTFSDRMNERRHAFRHFQAKYGQVACAAGGSNPSVLTFHHPNLPGCTFLVHWSVDVSKEGEVTPKVDLLPKIPDRALQLFPSQGVGSAAEAFHSLLRLLGPEAAVEEVIRAAGLLTNEMHDDGHAIHP
- the ogna gene encoding osteoglycin, paralog a — encoded protein: MASSVRELVLTCMLLAPWLAAGGAAGAPGRQQSSFFGSHLTLTRTRRVPPLADQVDNSPVPAGGDASDLPTCLLCVCLTRSVYCEEVTPDMTAVPTLPKETAYLYARFNKIHKIHTGDFANIVTLKRIDLTANLISEIEDGAFANLPLLEELSLADNRLVRLPALPAKLTSFNANNNLLKTKGVKATAFKKLTSLANLYLANNQMEAVPQIPENVRTLHLQNNNITDINIDTFCRSNDTYYLRPSLTEVRLDGNPLVLSKYPDSFMCMKVLPIGRYR